From Gammaproteobacteria bacterium, one genomic window encodes:
- a CDS encoding dihydrofolate reductase, translating into MRVSLIVAMTPDRIIGRDGGMPWHLPADLKRFRELTMGHPMIMGRRTFESLGRILPGRRHIVVTHNTGFKCPGVDVAPSLNDALTLSAVSDEVFVIGGAQIFREALPLADRLYITLIAADIKGDTFFPEFEKSTWREVAREVRAQDDENRYPLTLLIFERENAS; encoded by the coding sequence ATGCGCGTATCGCTGATCGTCGCCATGACGCCGGATCGTATAATCGGCCGCGACGGCGGTATGCCCTGGCATCTGCCCGCCGATCTCAAGCGGTTCCGCGAACTCACCATGGGACATCCCATGATTATGGGCAGGCGCACCTTCGAGTCGCTGGGACGCATACTCCCCGGCCGGCGTCATATCGTCGTCACCCACAATACGGGCTTTAAGTGCCCCGGTGTGGACGTGGCGCCCAGCCTGAACGACGCGCTGACGCTGTCGGCAGTATCCGACGAGGTCTTCGTCATCGGCGGCGCGCAGATATTCCGCGAAGCGCTGCCATTGGCGGACCGGCTTTACATCACGCTGATCGCGGCCGACATTAAAGGCGATACCTTCTTTCCGGAGTTCGAAAAAAGCACTTGGCGTGAGGTCGCTCGCGAAGTGCGCGCGCAGGACGACGAGAATCGTTACCCGCTGACGTTATTAATTTTCGAACGCGAGAATGCCTCGTGA